A stretch of the Uranotaenia lowii strain MFRU-FL chromosome 3, ASM2978415v1, whole genome shotgun sequence genome encodes the following:
- the LOC129751487 gene encoding uncharacterized protein LOC129751487 — protein sequence MASFDNNQESSSLADKSKTPQSEIVASPSAVYQIHNLDTVAEENEDPQKATTGLCGWTTEYLVEDSTRTQLSAPLARLLAGFIDLYQNERELNSFDMLFVAIYCISLEMGFLPDGHRIQDQHSVFQPRYASYDRRVMRIFSDIVPTDFYDRTNRSYRLNLYMPGSEEQCSLVGVGSGDFLCLTFTVPKRADISGKSTLLSVSRYVPVLNFRRLNLTFQNLKELSQRLKNELFIPVRDVLCLDEDIPIYPSLNGLPDEVVASLLVRYLDKNSSRRLAATCSRLKALATAYCEK from the exons ATGGCAAGTTTTGATAATAACCAAGAAAGCTCGTCGTTGGCGGACAAATCAAAAACGCCCCAGTCTGAAATCGTCGCTAGTCCGAGCGCGGTTTATCAGATTCACAACCTGGACACGGTGGCCGAGGAAAATGAag ATCCGCAAAAAGCAACAACTGGTCTATGCGGATGGACGACGGAATATCTCGTGGAAGATAGCACCCGGACGCAGCTGTCGGCTCCCTTAGCTCGGTTACTGGCGGGCTTTATCGACCTATACCAAAACGAACGGGAATTGAACTCGTTCGATATGCTTTTCGTGGCCATTTATTGTATTTCGCTAGAGATGGGCTTTCTACCGGATGGTCACCGCATCCAGGATCAGCACTCTGTATTCCAGCCTCGGTACGCATCGTACGATCGTCGTGTGATGCGCATTTTCTCCGATATTGTTCCCACAGACTTTTATGATCGAACCAATCGGAGCTACCGACTAAATCTGTACATGCCAGGATCCGAGGAGCAGTGCAGCCTGGTGGGAGTTGGCAGTGGAGACTTCCTGTGCTTAACCTTTACGGTTCCAAAACGTGCCGACATATCCGGTAAAAGCACCTTGCTCTCTGTGTCTCGATATGTGCCTGTATTGAATTTTAGGCGTTTGAAtcttacttttcaaaatttgaaagagcTTTCCCAAAGACTAAAAAACGAGCTATTTATTCCCGTGAGAGATGTCCTTTGTTTGGATGAGGATATTCCCATATATCCTTCCCTCAACGGACTTCCCGATGAAGTGGTGGCCAGTTTACTTGTTAggtatttagataaaaattccaGTCGTCGACTGGCTGCAACTTGCTCTCGGCTAAAGGCACTAGCTACGGCCTATTGCGAAAAGTAG